The Nitrospira sp. sequence ACAGCGTCCCGGTTTCCGCTTGATCCAGCAGGCCGAGCTTTCTCCTTTCGGCCCCGGCGAAGGCGCCCCTCTCATACCCAAAGAGGTCGCGCTCGAACCGCATGGGCGAAAGAGTGGTGCAACTGATCTTCACGAATGGCCCCTTGGCGCGCGCGCTATTGTGGTGGATGACACGGGCTAAGAATTCCTTCCCTGTTCCGGTTTCTCCGGTCAGGAGTATGGGCACATGTGGACTCTGGGCCACTTCTCGCACCTGCACCAGCAAGGCCCTCATCGCCAGGCTATGCGCGATCAAGTTGCTCAATCGATATTGATCGGCCTCGTGCTCGCTGTTGTAGGACACGCGCCGCTTCAGCAGAATATGTTCAAGGGCCCGGTTGACGACCGGTTCCAAGCTTTCAAGGTCGACCGTTTTGATGAGGAAATCGAATGCCCCGAGCTTCATGGCTTCCACCGCATCCTCTACTGTTCCATATGCGGTCAGCAGGATGACGAGGGCATCGCAGCCTTTGGGGCGAAGCGCCTGCAGAACTTCAATGCCGGTCATGCCGGGCATTTTTAAATCAAGCAGAATTAAGTCCGGCACGTCCTCTTCAACTGCAGCTAGCAGTTGTTCACCGGATTGAAACGACCGAACCCGGTGCTGCATCCGTGAAAGCAGTTTATCCAGGGCGTTACGGAACGCAGCCTGATCGTCCACCACGAAAATACTCGCTTGCATCATGCGAGATTCCCCTAGTGGCATGCTACTGTATGCGCGGGTACGCTGCAAGACGTTTGACGATGCCCATTTGTCTGGATTGAGAATCGATCATGGGGATGTGGGCATGCATGTTCACCGACCTGTGACATTCTCATCATACGGCCTTGGCTGAGACATCGACACGGCGTCACCTCCGATTCGACCACCTAACTGATCGTCGACGTATCCCAGCGCATCACGCGTGGCTCCCTGCCAGATCATGCGCTCGACACATCCTTTCATGTGCCGATCTTCATCCATAGGCCATAGCGTCATCGGATTGACTCACTCGGTATGCCAACCGATGGTTGGAATGAGAAAGAAAATGCTGCGTTCCAAGGATCACGCACTTATGGCCTGCCTTCTCATGTTGGTCACGGAACTGATACAAGTATTCCATCGCCGTGTGATCCACCACATGTCCAGCCAGGATGATCATGAAGTTGTCCCTGTGACTGGGAAGAGCCTTGAGCTTCGCGTCAAGTTTCATCAGATTCATGCAGCTGAGCGACGAGAGGTAGATTTTGTAGGGGTGTTTCATATTTTGCGCTGCGACGCTCATAATGGTTGTATCTCCTCCTCCCCGGGTGCGCCCGTCTCCAATTCTGATAATGGGATCTCCGAACAGCTCTTTGAACGCAGCCTGGACACGCGTGGAGAAGGATCCAATGTTACCGGCGTTGGATTGCCGTTCAAATGTCAGCGCCTTGACCAGGTCAAAACAGAGGACGAGAATCTTCGTCACTGTTCCGGCGATCACTCCCAGTAAGATGTCCGACGTGTACAGCGTGACTACGACACAGACGGTCGCGATCAGGAGTTGCTCTGCGCCGATCGAAAACATCTTTAAGAAGATTCTCGGCGCGCACAACCTCCACCCGATGAAGATGAGTAACGCGGCCAGGACGGTGAGTGGAATCCTGTTGATCAGGGTGGTCCCAGACCATACAAAGAAAGCCATGAACAGGGCGTAGTAGAGATTCGCCCATAACGTTCGTCCTCCAGCAATCATGTTTGCCGTGCTCTTGATCCCCCCTGGAATAATCGTCAATCCACCCGCTAAACCAGAAAGGATGTTCGATACTCCCATGGCCCGAAGCGTAACATTGGGGTCCGATTTTCTGCCGAAGGGGTCGATTTTATCGATTGCGGCGATAGTGGCCAGGGTCTCGGTTCCGTCGATCAAAGTCAGGGTGATAACCGTAGTCAGTAACGTAAGCCATAGCTCCGACCGTTGCCATACATCCGAGAAGTTCGGGAAATGGATGCCTTGTGCAAGAACATCTTGAGGGACGTGAACCAAATAGGTTTCCGGGAAGTTCAGCACCCAACCGGCTACGCCTCCTAACGCAACGACCAAGAGTGCCGCAGGAATACTCCGCACCCATCTTTGGCGCTTGACTCTGTCGCTGTCGAGAGCGAAGAGGAGGGCCAAGGCGATGCCTCCGACGGCAAAGACCTGGGTATTCATTTCCATGATCTGCGCGGGAAGGAGAAGGATGGCTTCTGGAATTGATTTTGTCGAAGTAGTCAAATGGCCGAGAAGCGAGGGAATCTGCTTGATGATAATCAGCATCCCGATCGCGGCCAACATACCCTGCAGTACCGACATCGGGAAGTACATGGCAAAACGGCCGGCGTTATAACTACTCAACACGATCTGTACTGCTCCGGTAAGACAGATGGCCACAAGGACCAGAGGGTACCCTACTTCGAGATCTCCTTGACCAAGAGCCAGCATACCGGCCAGCAGGGCTGGAGCAAGACCTGCCGCCGGCCCGCTCACGGTGATATAGGCACCACCGAGAAAGGGAAAGACCAATCCGGCAATAATGGCGGAGATCACTCCTGTAATCGGAGCTGCCCCCGAGGCCAGTGCGATTCCGAGGGATAGCGGTAGCCCTACCAGCGCAACTTGCAACCCTGCTACGAGGTCGTACCGCCAGTGTTTTAACCCAGCTATTCCGTTTTGTGGCTTTTCGTCCCAGGTGACAGCCAAGTGTTCGAGAGACGACACCGCACCCTCACTGAGCTTCAGGGAGGCCTGTCCTTCGTCGATCACTCAATCAAATTCGCTTCCAGCTGCCATGACAACAGCATGGCGCTTGTGGACCATAAAGCACATCCGGTGCCTGCGTCGTGGATTGACACAATTCACATGAGTGAGGCGCACAGAGCGAATAACTTCAATAATCACAATTAGTTGCCGTATGTTATGTGCGGAAATGCCTAACACATAGTTATGGTGACAAGATTAAGGTGAGCGAATTAAAGATGATGGTATAGTGCGATTTCGCTCTCACAAAAGAACTCTATTTTCATCCTTGGAAGGCGGCTCGCGCGAGGATTCTATCGAAATGTTAGGTACTGAAATGCATCCGAGAAACGACGGAAGAATTGTGGCGGTTATTGAGAAGTCGCACCCTGTTTACGCGATTCCTCAGGCCATCGGACAAGGATATCCGAAATCCTGCTCCCTTCATTACCCCCATGACGACATGAACGGCATGCCATACTCCTCGCTCTGTGACCACGAGAGGAATGCACGCACTGCCGAAGCCTCCCCAGCCGAACATATCCGTGTCGTCTAATCGCTTGCTCCCACATTGGGTTCAAGCCTCGGCTCGACGCAAGACTTGCCTAAATGTGCTGTCTGGAGTCTACTTTCGAGGACATAGCGACTACAGGGCGGACGTGACGGACTGCTCCCGTCTTCTCTCGCAATGCGGGTAATGTAGCCGCCTCCTCCCTTTGAGGTATTGTGGAACAGCCGGCAATTTGGCGATATGTACCTCGCAGAACACAACCGTACCGCCGCCACTATGCCCCAGATTCTCAACTGCAGTGAGTATGCCAATGACGACGAGGTCCAGTACCTCACGACCCTGTTGCTCTATCATCTAGTCGAACGATGCGGAGGACAGTTGAAATTCAGCGTCCAGGACGTCCAACAAATGCGCGAACGCCTCTCCAGCAAAATGGTCCAGATTCATCTGGGCAATGAAGTAAGCCTCCGCATCATTGACCGCCTGCCGGAGTTGCGGTGACCCCCGCCTGTTGAGTTTCGGATTTGAATCTCCACGGCTTCCCTCGTATCTGGACAATGGACCGAATCGCCTAGTATTCGTTTGACCATTTGACACGTGTTTGCATAGACTGGCACAGTAAAATGGAGTTCTTTTGCCGCCATGAGTGCAGTACTGTCTATCACGCCCTTCATCTCCATCTCCGATTCAGAAATCCAACTCCACGCCATGCGGTCACAGGGCGCCGGTGGACAGAACGTCAACAAAGTCGCAACCGCCATTCATTTGCAGTTCGACATCAGAAGATCGTCGCTGCCGCAGCAGTATAAGGACGAGCTGCTGCAGTTGCGGGATCACCGCATTTCAGCGGACGGCGTGATTACGATCAAGGCGCAGCAATATCGTACTCAAGAGCGCAATCGCGAAGATGCGCTGAATCGCTTGGTTGCCCTGATTCAAGGTGTCGCCACTCCTCGCAGGAAGAGGAAAGCGACTACCCCGACTAAGGGGGCGCGGGATCGGCGAATTGAGCAGAAAAAGCGGCAGGGTCGATTAAAAGCGCTGCGAAAAGCGCTGGAGTGACTGCGCGTGGCGAACGTCAGGACTGAGGCTTGTAATTCGTGCTGCCCGACTTAGTGAGCAGTTGCTGCAGCACGGCCCTTGCCTCAGGAATGAAGTCGACCCGTTTCAGTTTTTGAGCGATGGCCAGCGCGTCCGAGGCAAGGGTCACCGCCTCTTGATGGTGTCCATGCTCGCACCGGACTTTGGCGAGAGCCAATCTCGCGTTGACCGCCTTGGGCGCCTGATCGACGACTTGCTGCAATAGTCGCTCGCCCTCTTTGGAGTCCCCGCCCAGAATTCCTGGAAGCTTCACGAGCAAGGTTCCTTTGGCCGAGCGCGCATCGATATGATGCGGAGCGAGCTCAAGGGTCCGATCGAGTTCCTTCATCATGCGGCGGAGCCCGAAGACCGACGTGAGAGATTCTCCATCGACGCGAAGCAGCTCACCTAAGTTACAGAACAGCGAGAAATGCGCGTCCGGGTACTGCTCATCAGCTGCAACAGCCTGTTCCCCCAACGCCTGTCCTCTTTGGAAATGGGCCAGCCTGACTTCGCGTTCCTCGGCCACCCGCCCTTCAGTACATTCCTGTAGGGCCTTACTCGACAGCTCCCTGGCCGTCTCCTGTGCCAGAACCGGAAGTGGAACCAATGAGAGGCCGAGCGCAAGGATGCCGACGATGGCTAGGGGGAGGCGATGGATTCTCATACTGTCTTGATCAGCAAATGTGGTGCCGTATCTTCAGAGACTGAACTGCTTGATAACTGAGGGAGAATTTCGACCTCCCAGCCGAACAGGTTAAATTGTGCTGTACAAGATGTCCCGATACTGAAAAGTCGTGCTCACTAGATGGCCTAGTCTCCCGAGGCTATCATGCCCAGGATATTAAACCCTCCATCCACATAGATCACTTCGCCGGTAATGCCTCGCCCCAAAGAACTGACCAAGAATAAGGCGGTGTCGCCGACTTCACCTTGTTCTGTGGGACGCCGGAGCGGAGCCACCACCTTGTGGTGGTCGACCATTTTGGTAATGCCTGAGACACCTCGCGCGGCCAGTGTCTTAATCGGCCCGGCGGAGATCGCATTCACTCGAATATTCAGCGGGCCGATGTCGTGGGCCAGGTAGCGCACGGCCGACTCAAGCGCAGCTTTTGCCACACCCATGACATTGTAATGAGGGACCACGCGCTCGCTGCCCAGATACGTCAATGTGACGACCGAGCCTCCGGCAGGCATCAACGGTAATGCCGCTCGTGTGACGGCCACAAGTGAATAGGCGCTGATGTCGAGCGCCATCGCAAACCCTTGTCGCGTGGTATTCACGAATTCACCCGCCAATTCTTCACGAGGTGCGAAGGCCAGGGAGTGGACAAGAAAATCGATTTGCCCCACTTCCTTCTGGACCTGTTGCATGAGCGAGGCAATTTCTCCATCATTACTGACATCGCAGGGAAAGGCTTTCGCGCCGGGCAACGTCGCAGCGAGCTCCTCCACATTTTGTTTCAGTCGTTCATTCTGATAATTGAAAAGAAGTTGCGCCCCCTGTCCGGCGGTTGATTGCGCGATCGCCCACGCGATGCTGTGTTTGTTGGCCACGCCGATGATGAGTCCTTTTTTCCCCGTCAGCAACATTGGTCCTCTTCTCCTTCTTTCAAGGTCAACGACAATTGTCGACGGCATGAGATGTCGACCAGGTTCCTCATCTCACACACAAATCGCCCCTTCCACCTGAGGATAGATCTGAGGTGTAGCGAGGCACACCCTGGAGTCGGGAAGGGAAGATAGCACGATTCGTTCTCGCTGTGAACTGAGATACGCATGGCTTGAATCAACCAATGTAACCTGGGGCAGTTTAGTAGGGAGTAATGCCATACTGCCACAAGGATGTGTAGAAAGCGCTAACCCTGCACGATGGCAAGGTTCTAAACCTGCTGATTACTGAGCGCAAGGATGGCGCGGTCGAGATCGGCAGAGCATGGCACCATGTTTGCTGAGCACTCTCTTAGGTGCCGAGTGGTCGGCACACAACTCATTCACGGGAGGTAACTACTTATGAAGAGCATATTGATGACAATCATGGCAGTGGCGGTTGCGGTCACCTTCAGCGCACCATCTTTCGCCGGTGAGAAGAAAGAGGAAAAGAAGGGTGGCAAGGTTGTTGAGAGCATCTATGCGGCTGAGACCTTCAGCGACAAGAAAGAAGAGAAGAAGGGCGGCAAGGCTGAGACCTTCAGTGACAAGAAGGAAGAGAAGAAGGGGAAGTAAGCTTTTGGTTTGCTGAGGCGAGCTGACTGGGGGTACTCCACTTTACTCGCTGTGGATGTGCCCCCAAACCATCCTGACGTATCTTCTTCCGTGATCATGCATACACGCACCGACAGCGAAGGGGGTACACTCTTTTCACCGATATCGTTAATTATCGAGTTGTGCCATTCCGTATGTAGACCGCTTGTAAACCTACGATCGTCTTTCCATCTCTGATGGTCCCATCCTGGATCATGCGAATCGCCTGATCCAGCGGCATTTCGACGACATCCAACACCTCATCTCGATCCAGTTGTTGCCGTCCTTTTGTAAGACCGGTGGCCTTGTAGACGTGAATGACTTCATCCGCAAATCCCGGCGCGGTGAAGATACTGGAAAGCAGCTCAAACGACGACGCTCGATAGCCGACTTCTTCTTCCAATTCTCGTGAAGCACAATTCAGTGGATCTTCTCCGGGAGAAAGTTTTCCGGCCGGAATCTCGTAAATGAATCCTCCTGCAGCGTGCCGGAACTGTCGAATCAAGACCACCGCCCCATCGTCCTTTACCGGAACCACCGCGGAAGCCCCCGGATGGCGAATGGTTTCGAGATCCACCGTGACCCCGTTCGGTAACTGTACGGTATCGACGTTCAACGTAACGACTTTTCCAGTATAGATGTTACGGACCATTCGATAGTCTCCTCAGGTGCTCACCATCGTTTTTCATCAGGCAGATGACCACTGACGGTGCGTGTCCCACTTACTTGGAAGGACGTCGATAGAACGGCGGCTTCACGATCCTCGCTGGAACCATTTTCCCCCTGATGTCGATCATGACGTCCGTCCCGGGTTTCATGTATGCCGAAGACACAAAGCCCAAACCGATCCCCTTCTGAAGAAGAGGGGAAAGATTACCGCTGGTCACCTCGCCGATCGGTGACTGCGGCGGTGATGAAGAGAGAATCTTGAAGCCATGTCGGGGAACGCCCTTTTCCAACAATTCAAAACCGACGAATCGGCGGGATACGCCCGCTTGCAGTTGTGCAGTCAACACGGTCTTTCCGAGGAACTCCCCCTTCTCAAAGTTCACCGCCCATTCCGCCCCAGCTTCGATCGGCGTCGTTCCTTCGTCGATATCGTTGCCATAAAGCAGATATCCCATTTCGAGGCGAAGGAGATCGCGGGCACCGAGCCCGGCCGGTTTCAAACCAAACGGCTTGCCTGTGTCCAGCAATCTCTCCCAGACGGTGGAGGCTTGCCCGTACACATAGAATTCGTAGCCAAACTCGCCTGTATAGCCCGTTCTGGCCACCAGGCACTCCACGCCGCCGATCCGAAGCGTGGTTGATTCTCTGAGTTTGAGGTGATCCAGCTCGATCAACCCGAGCGCGGCCACGATCGATCGCGCCGCAGATCCCTGCAAGGCGATTTGAGCGATCTCCGCCGAACGGTCGGAGATGTGGCAGTCGGGGAATGCCTGACTGTGCTCACGAAGCCAGGAGAGAACCTTGTCACGGTTTGAGGCGTTGACA is a genomic window containing:
- a CDS encoding sigma-54-dependent Fis family transcriptional regulator produces the protein MMQASIFVVDDQAAFRNALDKLLSRMQHRVRSFQSGEQLLAAVEEDVPDLILLDLKMPGMTGIEVLQALRPKGCDALVILLTAYGTVEDAVEAMKLGAFDFLIKTVDLESLEPVVNRALEHILLKRRVSYNSEHEADQYRLSNLIAHSLAMRALLVQVREVAQSPHVPILLTGETGTGKEFLARVIHHNSARAKGPFVKISCTTLSPMRFERDLFGYERGAFAGAERRKLGLLDQAETGTLFLDEIGDLDLVMQGKLVGIVQDRMFRRLGGIDDISGDFRVIASSYRDLKEEVSGGRFREDLFFRLNAMQFVVPPIRSRTEDIIPLAKLFMMKYGLEFGKEVTDIDPKAVATLQHYSFPGNVRELQNIIERAMMLCMGKTLTSSDLPGAH
- a CDS encoding SulP family inorganic anion transporter gives rise to the protein MIDEGQASLKLSEGAVSSLEHLAVTWDEKPQNGIAGLKHWRYDLVAGLQVALVGLPLSLGIALASGAAPITGVISAIIAGLVFPFLGGAYITVSGPAAGLAPALLAGMLALGQGDLEVGYPLVLVAICLTGAVQIVLSSYNAGRFAMYFPMSVLQGMLAAIGMLIIIKQIPSLLGHLTTSTKSIPEAILLLPAQIMEMNTQVFAVGGIALALLFALDSDRVKRQRWVRSIPAALLVVALGGVAGWVLNFPETYLVHVPQDVLAQGIHFPNFSDVWQRSELWLTLLTTVITLTLIDGTETLATIAAIDKIDPFGRKSDPNVTLRAMGVSNILSGLAGGLTIIPGGIKSTANMIAGGRTLWANLYYALFMAFFVWSGTTLINRIPLTVLAALLIFIGWRLCAPRIFLKMFSIGAEQLLIATVCVVVTLYTSDILLGVIAGTVTKILVLCFDLVKALTFERQSNAGNIGSFSTRVQAAFKELFGDPIIRIGDGRTRGGGDTTIMSVAAQNMKHPYKIYLSSLSCMNLMKLDAKLKALPSHRDNFMIILAGHVVDHTAMEYLYQFRDQHEKAGHKCVILGTQHFLSHSNHRLAYRVSQSDDAMAYG
- the arfB gene encoding aminoacyl-tRNA hydrolase; translated protein: MSAVLSITPFISISDSEIQLHAMRSQGAGGQNVNKVATAIHLQFDIRRSSLPQQYKDELLQLRDHRISADGVITIKAQQYRTQERNREDALNRLVALIQGVATPRRKRKATTPTKGARDRRIEQKKRQGRLKALRKALE
- a CDS encoding enoyl-ACP reductase translates to MLLTGKKGLIIGVANKHSIAWAIAQSTAGQGAQLLFNYQNERLKQNVEELAATLPGAKAFPCDVSNDGEIASLMQQVQKEVGQIDFLVHSLAFAPREELAGEFVNTTRQGFAMALDISAYSLVAVTRAALPLMPAGGSVVTLTYLGSERVVPHYNVMGVAKAALESAVRYLAHDIGPLNIRVNAISAGPIKTLAARGVSGITKMVDHHKVVAPLRRPTEQGEVGDTALFLVSSLGRGITGEVIYVDGGFNILGMIASGD
- a CDS encoding NUDIX hydrolase; translated protein: MVRNIYTGKVVTLNVDTVQLPNGVTVDLETIRHPGASAVVPVKDDGAVVLIRQFRHAAGGFIYEIPAGKLSPGEDPLNCASRELEEEVGYRASSFELLSSIFTAPGFADEVIHVYKATGLTKGRQQLDRDEVLDVVEMPLDQAIRMIQDGTIRDGKTIVGLQAVYIRNGTTR
- the gcvT gene encoding glycine cleavage system aminomethyltransferase GcvT, with the protein product MQQTPLILQHRAAGAKLVDFAGWEMPIQYTGVVDEYQTVRCKAGLFDVSHMGRIVVSGSGAESFLQRMTTNDLATLKPLYAQYSMLCNEQGGIKDDIFVYRLARAGEFLLCVNASNRDKVLSWLREHSQAFPDCHISDRSAEIAQIALQGSAARSIVAALGLIELDHLKLRESTTLRIGGVECLVARTGYTGEFGYEFYVYGQASTVWERLLDTGKPFGLKPAGLGARDLLRLEMGYLLYGNDIDEGTTPIEAGAEWAVNFEKGEFLGKTVLTAQLQAGVSRRFVGFELLEKGVPRHGFKILSSSPPQSPIGEVTSGNLSPLLQKGIGLGFVSSAYMKPGTDVMIDIRGKMVPARIVKPPFYRRPSK